A section of the Rhodobacteraceae bacterium M382 genome encodes:
- a CDS encoding 6,7-dimethyl-8-ribityllumazine synthase: MTHTRYAFIKAQWHADIVDRALEGFCELIPAEQVDVYDVPGAFEMPLVARDLAATGRYGAVACAAFVVDGGIYRHDFVAQAVVDGLMRAGLDTGVPVLSVSLTPHHYQETDHHNAIYREHFVDKGREAAQAALQIGKTRAALAA; this comes from the coding sequence ATGACACACACCCGCTATGCTTTCATCAAGGCGCAATGGCACGCCGATATTGTCGATCGCGCATTGGAGGGGTTCTGCGAACTCATCCCCGCCGAACAGGTCGATGTCTATGACGTTCCCGGCGCATTCGAAATGCCGCTGGTGGCGCGGGATCTGGCCGCGACCGGACGCTATGGTGCCGTGGCCTGCGCCGCCTTTGTCGTTGATGGCGGCATCTATCGTCATGATTTCGTGGCCCAGGCTGTCGTCGACGGATTGATGCGCGCCGGACTGGACACCGGGGTTCCGGTGCTTTCGGTCTCGCTGACCCCGCACCATTATCAGGAAACCGATCACCACAACGCGATCTACCGCGAACATTTTGTGGACAAGGGCCGCGAAGCCGCCCAGGCCGCGCTCCAGATCGGCAAAACCCGCGCGGCTCTTGCAGCCTGA
- the petA gene encoding ubiquinol-cytochrome c reductase iron-sulfur subunit, whose translation MSHAEDHEGTRRDFLYYATAGAGAVTAGAAVWPLVNQMNPSADVKALSSILVDVSDVEIGTQISVMFLGKPVFVRRRSQEEIDDARSVELSELIDQSSENPNKPGTDAADANRTLDDAGEWLVMMGVCTHLGCVPLGDGAGDFHGWFCPCHGSHYDTAGRIRKGPAPENLHVPVAEFTDATTIKLG comes from the coding sequence GTGTCCCACGCAGAAGACCACGAAGGAACCCGGAGAGATTTCCTCTACTACGCCACTGCCGGCGCCGGGGCAGTGACCGCGGGTGCCGCCGTATGGCCCCTGGTCAACCAGATGAACCCCTCGGCCGACGTCAAGGCGCTGTCCTCGATCCTGGTGGACGTCAGTGATGTAGAGATCGGAACACAGATCAGTGTCATGTTCCTGGGCAAGCCGGTGTTCGTTCGCCGTCGCAGCCAGGAAGAAATTGATGACGCCCGTTCAGTCGAGCTGTCCGAGCTGATTGACCAATCATCGGAAAACCCCAACAAACCCGGCACCGATGCTGCCGATGCCAACCGCACACTGGATGATGCCGGTGAATGGCTGGTGATGATGGGTGTTTGTACCCACCTGGGCTGTGTGCCTCTGGGTGATGGCGCAGGTGATTTTCACGGTTGGTTCTGCCCGTGCCACGGGTCGCATTATGACACCGCAGGCCGGATCCGCAAAGGTCCCGCACCTGAGAACCTGCACGTGCCGGTGGCTGAATTCACCGACGCAACAACGATCAAACTGGGATAA
- a CDS encoding ATP-binding cassette domain-containing protein, producing MLKLEKCRISNGGFDLSADLCVSRGARVAVIGPSGAGKTTLIEAIAGFLPFAAGTLRWDGQDLGAMAPGKRPVAMLFQDGNLFPHLSVAQNVGLGIRADLRLDTQDTARVEQALNRVGLDGMGARKPAALSGGQQSRVALARVLVQGRDLLLLDEPFAALGPALKAEMLDLVADLIAETGATLMMVSHDPNDARRIADQVILVADGQAHAPVATAELLDNPPPALRAYLG from the coding sequence ATGCTGAAGCTTGAGAAATGTCGCATCTCCAACGGCGGTTTTGATCTGAGCGCAGATCTGTGCGTTTCGCGGGGTGCGCGCGTGGCGGTCATTGGCCCATCCGGGGCAGGCAAGACCACCCTGATCGAGGCGATCGCCGGGTTTTTGCCCTTTGCCGCGGGGACGTTGCGGTGGGATGGTCAGGATCTGGGCGCGATGGCACCAGGCAAGCGGCCTGTTGCGATGTTGTTCCAGGATGGCAATCTGTTTCCGCATTTGAGCGTGGCGCAGAATGTCGGGCTGGGGATTCGGGCCGATCTGCGGTTGGACACGCAGGACACCGCACGGGTTGAACAGGCATTGAACCGGGTTGGGTTGGACGGTATGGGCGCTCGCAAACCTGCGGCGCTGTCCGGGGGACAGCAAAGCCGGGTGGCCTTGGCCCGGGTGCTGGTGCAGGGGCGGGATTTGCTGTTGCTGGATGAACCCTTTGCCGCGCTGGGGCCCGCATTAAAGGCCGAGATGCTGGATCTGGTGGCGGACCTGATCGCGGAAACCGGTGCGACTCTGATGATGGTGAGCCACGATCCGAATGACGCGCGCCGGATCGCCGATCAGGTGATACTGGTGGCAGACGGTCAGGCGCATGCGCCGGTGGCGACGGCGGAATTGCTGGACAATCCGCCGCCTGCGTTGCGGGCCTATCTGGGGTGA
- a CDS encoding glutathione S-transferase: MKLYYAGASPFVRKVVVLLHETGQLDDVEIVDVATSPVAPSADVSASNPLSKIPALERGDGPTLYDSRVICEYLDDRAGGKLYAGGWDTKILEATADGIMDAAVLLSYEKRLRPEEKRWPEWIDGQLGKVLGGCAALNARWMPHLRGPLNIGQIGVACALGYVDFRHPDSGWRTGNEALADWFAAFESRPSMEATRPPES, from the coding sequence ATGAAGCTATATTATGCCGGGGCGTCGCCCTTTGTGCGCAAGGTTGTGGTTCTGCTGCACGAAACCGGTCAGCTGGATGATGTCGAGATTGTCGATGTGGCCACCTCGCCGGTTGCCCCCAGCGCAGATGTCAGTGCCTCGAATCCGCTGTCCAAGATCCCGGCGCTGGAGCGGGGCGACGGGCCGACATTGTACGACAGCCGGGTGATCTGTGAATATCTGGACGACCGTGCGGGCGGCAAGCTGTACGCCGGTGGTTGGGACACAAAAATTCTGGAGGCGACCGCTGACGGGATCATGGATGCGGCTGTTTTGTTGTCGTATGAAAAACGCCTGCGCCCCGAAGAAAAACGCTGGCCCGAATGGATTGACGGCCAATTGGGCAAGGTTCTGGGCGGATGTGCGGCTTTGAACGCGCGGTGGATGCCCCATTTGCGCGGCCCGCTGAATATTGGTCAGATTGGCGTGGCCTGTGCGCTTGGCTACGTTGACTTTCGGCATCCGGATTCTGGCTGGCGCACCGGAAATGAAGCCCTTGCCGATTGGTTTGCGGCGTTCGAATCGCGCCCCAGCATGGAGGCCACGCGACCGCCCGAAAGCTGA